A DNA window from Drosophila virilis strain 15010-1051.87 chromosome 4, Dvir_AGI_RSII-ME, whole genome shotgun sequence contains the following coding sequences:
- the LOC6628237 gene encoding lipase 3, with amino-acid sequence MLKETLLILALTATALAADYDPYLDIPFKRLKTSAERIESHGYPAETHEVETEDGYVLNMFRIPYSPKLGNAGQAQRPAVLIQHGLFSCSDCFLLNGPDNALAYNYADAGYDVWLGNARGNIYSRNNTRINTNHPYFWAFSWHEIGAYDLPAMIDHILSTTGEKAVHYVGHSQGCTTFFVMGAERPEYNAKIKTAHMLAPPIFMGNTTTDIILAMADYVGSPGLGAELLQNQVFLPMNPIIQRILDTACSNDPYLLNYCKILAMMWGGDSEGNLNVTLLPQVAETHPAGISTNQGIHFIQSYVSNEFRQYDWGPKKNKATYGSEVPPSYDLTKITSKLYLYVGLADESANVKDVSRLPPLLPQLEELYEIPDETWGHLDFIFAKQVKSVINDKVIATSEAYDRLYNN; translated from the exons atgctGAAGGAAACGCTGCTCATCCTGGCACTGACTGCCACAGCGCTGGCTGCCGACTATGATCCTTACCTAGATATACCCTTTAAGCGACTCAAGACTTCG GCTGAGCGCATCGAATCGCATGGCTATCCGGCCGAAACGCACGAGGTGGAGACTGAGGATGGCTATGTGCTGAACATGTTCCGCATACCGTATTCACCCAAGCTGGGCAATGCTGGACAGGCACAGCGTCCGGCTGTCCTTATACAGCACGGCCTGTTCAGCTGCTCCGATTGTTTCCTGCTCAATGGGCCGGACAATGCTTTGGCCTACAACTACGCGGATGCGGGCTACGATGTCTGGCTGGGCAATGCCCGTGGCAACATTTACTCCCGTAATAATACCAGAATAAACACGAATCATCCATATTTCTGGGCATTCAGCTGGCATGAGATTGGTGCCTACGATCTGCCGGCCATGATAGATCACATCCTGTCGACGACCGGTGAGAAGGCGGTGCATTATGTGGGCCATTCCCAGGGCTGCACCACATTCTTTGTGATGGGCGCCGAACGGCCCGAGTATAATGCTAAAATTAAGACCGCCCATATGCTGGCCCCGCCCATTTTTATGGGCAACACCACCACGGACATTATCCTAGCCATGGCCGATTATGTCGGCTCGCCCGGCTTGGGCGCTGAGCTGCTGCAGAATCAGGTGTTTCTGCCCATGAATCCCATAATTCAGCGCATCCTGGACACAGCCTGCAGCAATGATCCCTATCTATTAAACTACTGCAAGATTCTGGCCATGATGTGGGGCGGTGACAGTGAGGGTAATCTGAATGTG ACGCTGCTGCCACAGGTCGCCGAAACTCATCCCGCTGGCATTTCCACCAACCAGGGTATTCACTTTATCCAGTCCTATGTATCGAACGAGTTCCGTCAATATGACTGGGGTCCAAAGAAGAATAAGGCCACGTATGGCTCGGAAGTGCCGCCGTCGTATGATCTAACGAAGATCACATCGAAACTCTACTTATACGTGGGCCTGGCCGATGAGTCGGCCAATGTCAAGGATGTGTCACGCCTGCCGCCGCTGTTGCCGCAGCTGGAGGAGCTCTACGAGATACCGGATGAGACATGGGGACACCTCGACTTTATATTCGCAAAGCAAGTGAAATCTGTTATTAACGACAAGGTGATAGCCACAAGTGAGGCCTACGATCGACTCTACAATAACTAA
- the LOC6628236 gene encoding large ribosomal subunit protein uL16, whose product MGRRPARCYRYCKNKPYPKSRFCRGVPDPKIRIFDLGRKKATVEDFPLCVHLVSDECEQLSSEALEAGRICCNKYLVKFCGKDQFHIRMRLHPFHVIRINKMLSCAGADRLQTGMRGAYGKPLGTVARVRIGQPIMSVRSTDKYQPQIIEALRRAKFKFPGRQKIYVSKKWGFTKFDRERYEELRDDNRLEQDGCNVKYRPEHGPIAVWEKAQRALYAN is encoded by the coding sequence atggGTCGTCGGCCAGCCAGATGTTATCGTTATTGTAAAAACAAGCCGTATCCGAAATCGCGTTTTTGTCGCGGTGTTCCCGATCCAAAAATTCGCATTTTCGATTTGGGTCGGAAGAAGGCAACTGTTGAGGACTTTCCACTATGCGTCCATTTAGTTTCTGATGAATGCGAGCAGCTGAGCAGCGAGGCCCTCGAAGCTGGACGCATCTGCTGCAACAAGTACCTGGTAAAGTTTTGCGGCAAGGATCAGTTTCATATTCGAATGCGCTTGCATCCATTTCACGTCATTCGcattaacaaaatgttgtccTGTGCCGGCGCCGATCGGTTGCAAACGGGCATGAGAGGTGCCTACGGCAAGCCCCTAGGCACAGTTGCTCGGGTCCGGATTGGCCAGCCCATCATGTCGGTGCGTTCCACTGACAAGTATCAGCCACAGATTATTGAGGCTCTGCGTCGCGCCAAGTTCAAGTTTCCAGGTCGCCAAAAGATCTACGTATCGAAAAAGTGGGGCTTCACCAAGTTCGATCGCGAGCGCTACGAAGAACTCCGTGATGACAATCGCCTCGAGCAGGATGGATGCAATGTCAAGTATCGGCCAGAGCATGGTCCAATTGCTGTCTGGGAAAAGGCTCAGCGTGCTCTTTatgctaattaa